CGCCACCTGCAGCGTGAGCACGGTCAGGCATCGCAGATCGTCTTGACCATGCCCATTCTGGAAGGTCTCGACGGAGTCCAGAAAATGAGCAAGTCGCTGGGCAACTACATTGGCATAGACGAGGCTCCGGGCGACATGTTCGGCAAGCTGATGTCCATCTCCGATGAGCTTATGTGGCGTTATTACGAATTGCTTTCCGACAGCTCTCTGGACCGGATCGCTACCCTGCGGGAGCAGGTTGGCTCCGGGGCCCTGCATCCCAAGACCGCCAAGGAGGATCTGGCCCAGGAGATCACGACACGGTTTCATGGGGCGGAGGCTGGCGCGGCAGCGCGTGAGGCTTTCAACGCCGTTTTCGCCAAGCAGGGCATTCCGGAGGACATCGAGGTTTTCACGGTTCAGGCCGGTGCGCTGCTGGTGGATATTCTGAGCGAGAGCGGCGTGTGCTCCTCCAAGGGCGATGCCCGCCGGATGTGCAAGCAAAACGCCGTGACCATCGACGGACGCAAGGAAGACGACGCTTCCTTCGCATTCGCGCCGGGGGAATACGTGCTGAAGATCGGCAAGAAAAGATTCTTGAAGCTTGTGACGGCTTAAGGGGGCGGGCTGATGTTTTCGATCTGGCGTAAAACCGTTCTGCTGGCGCGCATGGTCAAGATAGAACATTCGATCTTTGCCCTGCCGTTCGCCTATCTCGGGATGCTCTGGGCCGCAGACGGCTGGCCGGGCTGGAGGATATTTCTGGCCCTGACCGTGGCCATGGTGGCCGTGCGGTCCTTCGCCATGGCCGTCAATCGCCTTGCGGATCTTCCCATTGATTCCAAAAACCCGCGCACCCTGACCCGGCCTTTGGTGACGGGCGAACTCAAGGTTTCCGAAACGCTGGTTTTCATAGCCGTCAGCGCCCTTGTCTTCGTCGGGGGGTGCTGGCAGCTCAACTCCCTCTGTCTGGCGCTTTCTCCTCTGGCACTGGTCTGGTCCGCACTCTACAGCTACACCAAACGATTCACCTTTCTGTGCCATTTTTTTCTGGGCACTGTCCTTGGGCTTGCCCCCCTGGCCGGATGGCTCGCCGTGTCTCCGGAGATTGTGCTCGCTCCAGTCCTTTTGGGTCTGGGAGTGACGTTCTGGGTGGCCGGATTTGATATCCTCTACGCCTGCCAGGACGCCGAATTCGATCAGGCCGAGGGCCTGCATTCTTTGCCGGCAGGCAAAGGGGTGCCGATCGCGCTGGCTCTTTCGACCTTCAGCCATGTGATAACAGCCCTCTTTTTCCTTCTGGCCGGCTGGTCTGCCGGAGCCGGGCTTGTCTATGCGGGTTTTTGTCTGTTCGTGGCAGTGATCCTGCTTTTCGAGCACCGACTGATCAGTGCCGATGACCTGAGCAAGGTCAACCTGGCTTTTTTCACCTTGAACGGGTTTGTAGCGGTTTTCTTGTTTGCGGGCGCGGTCATCGACACGACGCTTGGGTAATTAATCTTCAGGGAGCATCTCATGCGCGAAGCCAACGTTTTTCCCACCTACAGAGGGGAAATGGAATATGTCTGCCTCGGTTGTAAGGCCAGATACCCCATCGACGAATTGCATTACACGTGTCCAAGCTGCAAGGGTGTTTTTCTGCTGGAGGACACACGTTTTTCCGAGTTGGAAAAGACACCCGGCACTGCCTGGCGCGATATTTTCGACCTGCGCGCGGCGACCAAGAATCCGGCCCTGCGCGGTATCTTCCGTTTTTACGAGCTGATGGCTCCTGTCGTGGCCGAAGAGGACATTGTCTATCTGGGGGAGGGCAACACCCCCGTGACCCGCTCCTCGTCCGCCCTGGAGCGTCTGGTGGGCCAACCCATGGCCTTCAAGAATGACGGCCAGAATCCGTCCGCGTCATTCAAGGATCGCGGCATGGCCTGCGCCTATTCGTATCTGCGCCATCTTGTCGCCAAACACGACTGGGACAATGTCCTGACCATCTGCGCCTCCACCGGTGATACCTCGGCCGCAGCGGCGCTCTACGCGGCGTATGTGGGCGCCCCCTTGACTTCGGTCGTGCTTTTGCCGCAGGGCAAGGTCACTGCGCAGCAACTGTCCCAGCCTCTCGGAAGTGGGGCAAAAGTACTCGAGATCCCTGGTGTTTTTGACGACTGCATGAAGGTGGTCGAGTATCTGGCCGATCATTATCGTGTGGCGCTCCTCAACTCCAAGAACGCCTGGCGCATCCTTGGGCAGGAGAGCTATGCCTTTGAAGTGGCGCAGTGGTATGATTGGGATCTGCGCGGCAAGGTTATTTTCGTGCCCATCGGCAATGCAGGAAACATCACGGCCATCATGAGCGGATTCCTGAAACTCCTGCGGCTTGGGATCATAGAGGCCCTGCCCCGCATCGTCGGAGTACAGTCCGAGCATGCAAATCCGGTGTTCAGGTACTATGCCCAGGACGCGGAGCAGCGCAGGTTCGAGGCCGTGAAGGTGCGCCCGTCAGTTGCCCAGGCGGCAATGATCGGCAATCCCGTGTCGTTTCCCCGGGTGGCGTACCTGGCCGAGCAGTACCAGAAGCTGGGTGGCGCGGGATCGTTTCAGGTCGTGCAGGTCAGCGAACAGCGCATCATCGAGTCCATGCTGCTTGCCAACCGGCATGGCCATATCGCCTGCACCCAGGGCGGAGAATGCCTGGCCGGGCTCCTTAAAGCCAAGGAGCTTGGACTCATGGAAGAAGGCGAGCTTGCCGTGCTTGACGCCACGGCGCATGCTTTGAAGTTCGCCGGATTTCAGGACATGTATTTTCATGATGGCTTCGGTCCCGAATTCGAGATCACGCCGGACAAAAAGCTGGCCAATGTGCCGCGCCTGGTCATTGATCAGGATGAAAAGTCGCGTCTGTCCGAGGATGCGTTTACGGTTCAGGCTGCCCAGAATGTGGTCGGCATCCTGGGGCTCGACAAAAAATGACGGCGTGTGTCTGAAACGCTCGAAAATAGAAATGGCCGGTGTGCGTAACCGGCCATTTCTGTTTTCTGAGGTAAGCGTACCTGCGCTAGGTGCCCGGCGGAAGGCCGAGTAGGGCGATGTCGTGGGCGTTGGCAAAAGCAAGGGCCTGGTCCTGCTCGAAAAAGATGCATCCGCCAGCCTCAAAGGCCAGGCACGTCGCCCCTACATCGGCCATGGCTTGCAGTGTCTTCAGGCCAAAAGCCGGAAGGTCGAGCCTTTTGTCCTGGGTCGGCTTTGGCCGCTTTACGACCACCGCGCCGGGGCCCCCAAGCTGTCCGCCGCGTCGTATGGCTGCGTCGGTGCCTTCAATGGCCTCGACGGCAAGAACGATTTTCTCCCGCACTACCAGGCACTGGCCGATGTCGAACTGTCCCAGGGATTGGGCCAGTTTCCATGCGAATTCTACATCTTCGCGCTCGGCTTGCGTGGGTCTTCTCTTGGTCAGGATCCCTTCGGGCGCGAGCAGGTTCGGCGAGTAGTGATGAGGCGCGACGACAGCCAGCCCTTCGCGTTCAAGTTCGGCAGTGAGCGCGCGCAGCAGTACGTCATCCCCGCGCGTCTTGATGGAAAAAAGAAGCCGTGCCGCTCGCCAGTCGGGTCGAAGATCAAGTGCCCTTGGCTTGTTGATGGGACCAGCCATGACCACGTGCGTGACGTGGTTGGCGGTGAAGAAATCGATGAGTTTGCCAAGCTGCCCAAGTTTGAGCCAGGAGAAATTGTCGCAGTGGGCCCTAAAGGCAGGATCGGTGTCGGAAGCGAATCCGACACCGATGACGCGTTCGCCGCGTTCTTTTGCCGTATTGGCCACGGTGATGGGAAATGAGCCGCCGCCCGCGATGATGCCAAGCGTTCTGGTCATG
This sequence is a window from Desulfomicrobium apsheronum. Protein-coding genes within it:
- the tyrS gene encoding tyrosine--tRNA ligase: MTDMELARQLEQIRRGSVEIINEEELIAKLRSGAPLRIKAGFDPTAPDLHLGHTVLIQKLKHFQELGHQVIFLIGDFTGMIGDPSGKSETRKKLTREEVLRNAETYKKQIFKILDQERTEIAFNSTWMDTFSAADFIELCSRYTVARMLERDDFEKRFKGNQPISIHEFLYPLVQGYDSVALRADVELGGTDQKFNLLMGRHLQREHGQASQIVLTMPILEGLDGVQKMSKSLGNYIGIDEAPGDMFGKLMSISDELMWRYYELLSDSSLDRIATLREQVGSGALHPKTAKEDLAQEITTRFHGAEAGAAAREAFNAVFAKQGIPEDIEVFTVQAGALLVDILSESGVCSSKGDARRMCKQNAVTIDGRKEDDASFAFAPGEYVLKIGKKRFLKLVTA
- a CDS encoding LpxI family protein — translated: MTRTLGIIAGGGSFPITVANTAKERGERVIGVGFASDTDPAFRAHCDNFSWLKLGQLGKLIDFFTANHVTHVVMAGPINKPRALDLRPDWRAARLLFSIKTRGDDVLLRALTAELEREGLAVVAPHHYSPNLLAPEGILTKRRPTQAEREDVEFAWKLAQSLGQFDIGQCLVVREKIVLAVEAIEGTDAAIRRGGQLGGPGAVVVKRPKPTQDKRLDLPAFGLKTLQAMADVGATCLAFEAGGCIFFEQDQALAFANAHDIALLGLPPGT
- a CDS encoding UbiA-like polyprenyltransferase; the encoded protein is MFSIWRKTVLLARMVKIEHSIFALPFAYLGMLWAADGWPGWRIFLALTVAMVAVRSFAMAVNRLADLPIDSKNPRTLTRPLVTGELKVSETLVFIAVSALVFVGGCWQLNSLCLALSPLALVWSALYSYTKRFTFLCHFFLGTVLGLAPLAGWLAVSPEIVLAPVLLGLGVTFWVAGFDILYACQDAEFDQAEGLHSLPAGKGVPIALALSTFSHVITALFFLLAGWSAGAGLVYAGFCLFVAVILLFEHRLISADDLSKVNLAFFTLNGFVAVFLFAGAVIDTTLG
- the thrC gene encoding threonine synthase, which translates into the protein MREANVFPTYRGEMEYVCLGCKARYPIDELHYTCPSCKGVFLLEDTRFSELEKTPGTAWRDIFDLRAATKNPALRGIFRFYELMAPVVAEEDIVYLGEGNTPVTRSSSALERLVGQPMAFKNDGQNPSASFKDRGMACAYSYLRHLVAKHDWDNVLTICASTGDTSAAAALYAAYVGAPLTSVVLLPQGKVTAQQLSQPLGSGAKVLEIPGVFDDCMKVVEYLADHYRVALLNSKNAWRILGQESYAFEVAQWYDWDLRGKVIFVPIGNAGNITAIMSGFLKLLRLGIIEALPRIVGVQSEHANPVFRYYAQDAEQRRFEAVKVRPSVAQAAMIGNPVSFPRVAYLAEQYQKLGGAGSFQVVQVSEQRIIESMLLANRHGHIACTQGGECLAGLLKAKELGLMEEGELAVLDATAHALKFAGFQDMYFHDGFGPEFEITPDKKLANVPRLVIDQDEKSRLSEDAFTVQAAQNVVGILGLDKK